A region from the Salvelinus fontinalis isolate EN_2023a chromosome 23, ASM2944872v1, whole genome shotgun sequence genome encodes:
- the LOC129821457 gene encoding zinc finger protein 239-like: MSSLSYSPPVKEEGVCWTEKDALGLNIVVKEEEEEVSVIVQNEVGGEAVTVKEEEDAFRVKEEEDEKEEDAVKEEREITVTLKEEKEEQEEEEREDLINTRKRSDYFESSGGPQQHHEADEAEKSLSTSGHLKKHHQRHTGKKSHCCSHCGKRCKSSSELKIHQRVHTGEKPYSCDQCGKSFTHSSNLKTHQRTHTGEKLHHCSDCGKSFSTSQTLKLHQTSHTGEKSHSCDLCGKSFSQADQLIIHQRVHTGEKPYSCNQCGKRFTQSSSLNRHQRTHTGEKPYSCDQCGKSFGRTYYLTEHKQTHTGDKPYHCSDCGKSFASLRNLTQHQRTHTGEKPYSCDQCDKRYSHSSGLIKHQKIHAEDPTPDLGSRTQSVE, from the exons atgagttcactaagctactctcctcctgTTAAAGAAGAAGGGGtttgctggacggagaaagatgcactggggctgaacattgtcgtgaaagaggaggaggaagaagtgtCTGTTATCGTCCAAAACGAAGTTGggggtgaggctgttaccgtgaaagaagaggaagacgcattccgagtgaaagaagaggaggatgagaaagaggaggatgcagtgaaggaggagagagagataactgtcacattgaaagaggagaaggaggaacaagaagaggaggagagagaagatctgattaacacca GAAAGAGAAGTGACTATTTTGAATCTTCTGGGGGgcctcaacaacatcatgaagctgacgaggcagagaagagtctctccacatcaggacacctcaagaaacaccatcagagacacacagggaagaaatctcattgCTGCTCTCACTGTGGGAAACGTTGcaaatcttcatcagaacttaaaatacatcagcgagtacacacaggagagaaaccttatagctgtgatcaatgtgggaagagttttactcattcAAGTAATCTGAAAACACACCagcggacacacacaggagagaagcttcACCACTGTTCAGATTGTGGGAAAAGCTTTTCAACATCACAGACTTTGAAGCTACACCAGAcatcacacacaggagagaaatctcataGCTGTGATCTGTGTGGGAAAAGTTTTAGTCAAGCTGATCAACTGATTATACACCAgcgagtacacacaggagagaaaccttatagctgtaatcaGTGTGGGAAGCGTTTTACTCAGTCAAGCAGCCTGAatagacaccagagaacacacacaggcgagaaaccttatagctgtgatcaatgtgggaaaagCTTTGGTAGAACTTATTATCTGACTGAACAtaagcaaacacacacaggagacaaaccttaccactgctctgactgtgggaagagctttGCTTCCCTAAGAAACCTGAcacaacaccagagaacacacacaggagagaagccttatagctgtgatcaatgtgacaagagatactctcATTCAAGTGGTCTgattaaacatcagaaaatacatgcagAAGAtccaacaccagacctgggtagtagaacacagagtgtgGAATGA
- the LOC129821455 gene encoding zinc finger protein 271-like, whose product MSSLSYSPPANEEVCWTEKKTLMKEEEEEEEAVTIQKQVEGEAVTVKEEEKYFTEKEEEDSFRVKEEEVVTVKEEKKEKDEDPVFGVKEEEEEMTVTLEEEEEVGDLFNTRERCDYRGSSGEPQQHHDADEAESLSRSGLLKKHQQRPTGKISNCCSVCGIYFSISNSLKEHLRIHTRGKSHCCSDCGKIFNSSSDLKIHRIIHTGEKSLDCHHCGKSFTTSGNLTIHQRIHTGEKPFSCNQCGKSFTQLNSLTVHQRTHTGAKPYICDQCGKSFTQLSSLIVHQRTHTGAKSYSCDQCGKSFTQLSSLIVHQRTHTGEKPYSCDQCGKSFGASGCLTKHQRIHTGEKPYRCGQCGKSFFTSSHLKIHQRTHTGEKSYSCTQCGKSFSTSSYLTIHQRTHTGEKSHSCDHCGKRYSYKKSLIKHQKIHGVVS is encoded by the exons atgagttcactaagctactctcctcctgctaacgaggaggtctgctggacggagaaaaaAACTCtcatgaaagaggaggaggaggaagaggaggctgttacaatacaaaaacaagtagagggtgaggctgttaccgtgaaagaagaagagaaatactttacagagaaagaagaggaagactcgttcagagtgaaagaggaggaggttgttacagtaaaagaagagaagaaagagaaagacGAGGATccagtttttggagtgaaagaggaggaggaggaaatgactgtcacattggaggaagaagaggaggttggagatctgtttaacacca gagagagatgtgactaccgtggatcctctggggagcctcaacaacatcatgatgctgacgaagcagagagtctctccagatcaggactcctcaagaaacaccagcagagacccacagggaagatATCTAACTGCTGCTCTGTTTGTGGGATATATTTCTCAATATCAAATTCACTAAAAGAACACCTGAGAATTCACACTCGAGGGaaatctcactgctgctctgactgtgggaagataTTCAACTCTTCATCAGACCTTAAAATACATCGAATaattcacactggagagaaatcTTTAGACTGTCatcactgtggaaagagttttactacatctggcaatctaactatacaccagagaatacacacaggagagaaaccttttagctgtaatcaatgtgggaagagttttactcagctaaaCAGCCTGACAGTTCACCAGCGGACACACACAGGAGCGAAACCTTatatctgtgatcaatgtgggaagagttttactcagctaagcaGCCTGATAGTACACCAGCGGACACACACAGGAgcgaaatcttatagctgtgatcaatgtgggaagagttttactcagctaagcaGCCTGatagtacaccagagaacacacacaggagagaaaccttatagctgtgatcaatgtgggaagagttttggtgcatCTGGATGTCTGACgaaacaccagagaatacacacaggagagaaaccttatagatgtggtcaatgtgggaagagctttTTTACATCTAGCCATCTAaagatacaccagagaacacacacaggagagaaatcttatagctgtactcaatgtgggaagagtttctctacatctagctatctaacgatacaccagagaacacacacaggagagaaatctcatagctgtgatcattgtgggaAGAGATACTCATATAAAAAATCTCTgattaaacatcagaaaatacatggagttgtttcatga